The following coding sequences lie in one Lolium perenne isolate Kyuss_39 chromosome 2, Kyuss_2.0, whole genome shotgun sequence genomic window:
- the LOC127332010 gene encoding uncharacterized protein — MPRKSWKPRGGPGRVAPAPELQWKALDPNPVPAEVPECSRAAEVPDDVASAVVEVGRLRLVSPVAAEEEIVKELVGIGGEETELSEEELRANHQMQEDEIFALEAIFGDSLVILNKKEGRRSFQVHVHIEIPDGIDISARLNYGTGTLNYGGICDGDASDNLVYKFRVEHLPPILLTCYLPSSYPSHQPPLFTISTEWLDKVKILSLCQMLDMIWEGQQGMEVIYQWVQWLQNSSLSHLGFSDEIILSKGDLTCDEDGEDKRACLGDSAPDVIIPRIMRYNDVKCHQAFLQDIHDCMICFSECPGIDFIILPCHHFFCRKCMRTYCKIHVKEGSVLKLKCPDTKCEGVVSPNVLKTLLAEDEFERWEKLLLQRTLDAMNDLVYCPRCEAACLEDESNDAVCPSCLFSFCTLCKSHRHVGKQCMTAEERIRVLEERLKSRQLDSDQNQLEEVRNLQAIMRDAKQCPRCKIAISKISGCNKMTCSNCGHYFCYQCNFAIVGYDHFRPGACDLFSREEMNRWEEQMNPERRAGAPAPAPAPLAEGRYRHPCPTCGKPCPKIGNNNHISCTACHTQFCALCRKTVQRTSQHFGPKGCKQHTADPD, encoded by the exons ATGCCGCGGAAGTCGTGGAAGCCGAGGGGCGGCCCGGGACGTGTCGCGCCCGCGCCGGAGCTCCAATGGAAGGCCCTGGACCCTAACCCCGTCCCCGCCGAGGTCCCCGAGTGCTCCCGCGCCGCCGAGGTCCCGGACGACGTTGCCTCTGCGGTAGTGGAGGTGGGCCGCCTCCGCCTCGTCTCCCCCGTCGCCGCTGAGGAAGAAATTGTGAAGGAATTGGTGGGGATTGGCGGGGAGGAGacggagttgagtgaggaggagctGCGCGCTAACCATCAGATGCAGGAGGACGAG ATATTTGCCTTGGAAGCAATTTTTGGAGACAGTCTAGTCATTTTGAACAAAAAAGAAGGTCGACGGTCTTTCCAG GTTCATGTGCATATTGAGATCCCAGATGGTATAGATATATCGGCAAGGCTCAACTATGGTACTGGAACATTAAATTATGGGGGAATATGTGATGGTGATGCCTCCGATAATCTTGTTTACAAGTTTAGAGTTGAGCATTTGCCTCCAATCCTGCTAACCTGCTACCTGCCTTCGTCATACCCGAGTCATCAACCTCCCCTTTTCACTATATCCACCGAATGGCTGGACAAAGTGAAGATTTTGTCATTATGTCAAATGCTGGATATGATTTGGGAAGGGCAACAGGGCATGGAAGTAATATACCAGTGGGTTCAATGGCTCCAAAACTCTTCCCTTTCTCACCTAGGGTTCAGTGATGAGATAATTTTAAGCAAGGGTGATCTAACCTGTGATGAAGATGGTGAGGATAAACGTGCTTGTCTAGGTGATTCTGCACCTGATGTTATAATTCCAaggattatgagatacaatgatgTTAAGTGTCATCAAGCCTTCTTACAAGATATCCATGACTGCATGATTTGTTTCAGCGAGTGTCCTG GCATCGATTTCATCATACTTCCATGCCATCATTTCTTTTGCCGGAAATGCATGCGAACATATTGCAAAATTCATGTGAAGGAAGGATCGGTATTGAAGTTGAAGTGTCCTGATACAAAATGTGAAGGTGTTGTTTCTCCTAATGTATTGAAAACGCTTCTGGCGGAGGATGAGTTTGAACGTTGGGAAAAATTGCTTCTTCAGAGAACTCTTGACGCCATGAACGATTTAGTTTATTGTCCAAGGTGCGAAGCTGCTTGCTTAGAGGATGAAAGTAACGATGCAGTGTGTCCAAGCTGTCTATTCAGCTTCTGCACACTTTGTAAATCTCACCGTCATGTGGGAAAACAATGTATGACTGCAGAGGAAAGAATTCGCGTCTTGGAG GAACGGCTAAAATCTAGGCAACTAGACAGCGATCAGAATCAGTTAGAAGAAGTACGCAACCTCCAGGCAATTATGAGGGATGCAAAACAGTGCCCACGATGCAAGATCGCTATATCTAAGATATCAGGATGCAATAAGATGACCTGTTCGAACTGCGGGCATTACTTCTGCTACCAATGTAACTTTGCAATTGTTGGATATGATCATTTCAG ACCGGGTGCATGTGATCTTTTTTCTCGGGAGGAAATGAATAGATGGGAAGAACAAATGAATCCAGAGAGAAGGGCGGGTGCTCCAGCTCCAGCTCCTGCCCCATTGGCTGAAGGACGATATCGTCACCCTTGTCCTACATGTGGCAAACCATGTCCAAAG ATTGGAAATAATAACCACATCTCGTGTACGGCATGCCATACACAGTTTTGTGCATTGTGTCGGAAGACTGTCCAGAGAACTTCACAACATTTTGGTCCCAAGGGTTGCAAACAACATACTGCAGATCCCGACTGA
- the LOC127332011 gene encoding glucan endo-1,3-beta-glucosidase 4 has protein sequence MLTRRLQGCTALLIVFLLSNVSGSFTEETEGESKRRSLATGQFCVAIQGADPTALQTGLNFACGPGHADCSAIQPGGKCYKANDLPALASYAYNDYYQRNVASGATCSFSGTATTTTTDPSSGQCVFAGSSMAGGSNSSTPGAIAPSSFTPPSSTFTPGFTPGFGSPAGSFNPLPDAADSLMAGARRSLCVLLLLLPLSF, from the exons ATGTTGACCAGAAGACTGCAGGGATGCACCGCTCTTCTTATCGTGTTTCTCCTCTCCAACGTGTCAG GCAGTTTCACTGAAGAAACGGAAGGAGAAAGCAAGAGGCGGTCGCTAGCGACGGGGCAGTTCTGCGTGGCAATACAGGGAGCGGACCCGACAGCGCTGCAGACGGGGCTCAACTTCGCGTGCGGCCCGGGCCACGCCGACTGCTCGGCCATCCAGCCCGGCGGCAAGTGCTACAAAGCCAACGACCTGCCGGCGCTGGCCTCCTACGCCTACAACGACTACTACCAACGCAACGTCGCCTCCGGCGCCACCTGCAGCTTCAgcggcaccgccaccaccaccaccaccgatccCA GCTCGGGTCAATGCGTCTTCGCGGGAAG CTCCATGGCGGGAGGGTCGAACTCGAGCACGCCGGGAGCGATCGCCCCGTCCAGCTTCACCCCGCCGTCGTCGACCTTCACGCCGGGCTTCACGCCTGGCTTCGGGAGTCCAGCCGGCTCCTTCAACCCCCTGCCGGACGCCGCAGACAGCCTCATGGCCGGCGCTCGCAGGTCGCTCTGCGTGCTGCTTCTTCTGCTGCCGCTCTCCTTCTGA
- the LOC127332012 gene encoding palmitoyl-acyl carrier protein thioesterase, chloroplastic-like, whose translation MGALSLCLIKLKLVGLIEPLTNEQAVPQCLSVYADIIRKASPEECNTVRGTDEQSGHAPIALMATPASQSAGRITHRLCFFGNPEKTKSSILSVERCDNGGGRGGRNIRCANAVNGAVKINGKAADVRSSAAHPVTVDSDDDDTFRLGKFVEGRLVYRQRFVIRSYEIGPDRTATMETLMNLLQETALNHVMSSGLAGDGFGATRQMSLRKLIWVVTRINIQVDKYSQWGDVVEIDTWVASSGKNGMRRDWIIRDRRTKKMIARATSNWVMMNRETRKLSKIPEEVREEVLPFYLDRNIIAGDNPNPNRRIEKLTDATAESVRSGLEPRWSDMDVNQHVNNVKYIGWILESVPLNVLIEYHLTSITLDYRRECRQSQLLESLTTMSSTGMPSPSLSSADLQSTHLIRQQDDKAEIVRARAEWRCKEHH comes from the exons ATGGGTGCTCTAAGTTTGTGTTTGATAAAGCTGAAGCTTGTGGGTTTGATTGAGCCGCTCACAAATGAACAAGCTGTTCCCCAATGTTTATCCGTATATGCAGACATCATCCGTAAGGCTTCGCCGGAAGAATGTAATACCGTAAG AGGCACTGACGAACAAAGTGGCCACGCACCAATAGCATTAATGGCCACGCCGGCGTCGCAATCCGCGGGGCGAATCACGCACCGTCTGTGCTTTTTTGGCAACCCTGAGAAGACGAAGTCCAGCATATTGTCTGTAGAGAGGTGCGACAATGGCGGAGGCCGTGGTGGCAGGAACATCAGATGTGCTAATGCCGTTAATGGAGCCGTCAAGATCAATGGGAAGGCGGCGGATGTCCGCAGTTCAGCGGCACATCCAGTTACagtggacagcgacgacgacgacaccTTCAGGCTAGGCAAGTTCGTGGAAGGAAGGCTAGTGTACAGGCAGAGGTTTGTGATCCGATCCTATGAGATCGGACCTGACCGGACTGCCACCATGGAGACCCTTATGAACCTCTTGCAG GAGACAGCGCTAAACCATGTAATGAGCTCTGGGCTAGCTGGGGATGGATTTGGGGCAACACGGCAGATGAGCCTCAGGAAGCTCATCTGGGTCGTGACAAGAATCAACATCCAGGTCGACAAGTACAGCCAGTG GGGTGACGTGGTCGAGATCGACACCTGGGTTGCATCGTCGGGGAAGAACGGCATGCGTCGAGATTGGATCATCCGAGACCGCAGAACCAAGAAAATGATCGCAAGAGCTACAAG CAACTGGGTGATGATGAACAGAGAGACGAGAAAGCTGTCCAAGATCCCTGAAGAGGTCAGGGAGGAGGTACTGCCCTTCTACCTGGACAGGAACATCATTGCCGGTGACAACCCCAATCCCAACCGCAGGATCGAAAAGCTCACCGACGCGACAGCGGAGAGCGTACGATCGGGACTAGAA CCGAGATGGAGCGACATGGATGTTAACCAGCACGTGAACAATGTTAAATACATCGGGTGGATTCTGGAG AGCGTGCCACTGAACGTGCTGATCGAGTACCACCTGACGAGCATCACGCTCGACTATCGCCGAGAGTGCCGTCAGTCGCAGCTCCTCGAGTCCCTCACCACCATGTCTTCGACCGGGATGCCGTCACCGAGCCTGAGCAGCGCTGACCTGCAGAGCACACATTTGATCCGGCAGCAGGACGACAAGGCCGAGATCGTCAGGGCGCGTGCAGAATGGCGCTGCAAGGAGCACCACTGA